Proteins found in one Campylobacter canadensis genomic segment:
- a CDS encoding TolC family protein has protein sequence MYKKIALSLAAAVFFTACSVNDYNLKSPSNLTENVSHSSIYYKDIFEDKNLTYLLDVALLNNEDLLIAAKNLQIANSYLKQAKIDRQPSINAKAGASVSKTFDSSKAQNSENLGLSLSYQLDLFSKLSNAQEVKNLQAQKSTFDLLSAKQLVTYNIAKTYFNIINSNKNIKILENYAKSYEVTLKLREEEYNVGSITKSVFLQTKDQYSKIQTQLKDLIMQRDLYVNALKILVFGLNTSMQINYSDDIYFTYDLPSSIPSEIMTNRPDIAKAILDVKIAHKNAQIAKASFFPSFNIAAGITSGASDFDFATPAASLGIDILQPLFNLSKNKQELNVANLTQDISVLTYEKVVKTALNEVNDAIIKYNNATTKLADYDEIIENEKEIYSLNKTEFDEGGISFLEFLDSERNLQNSLMEQNNLFLAKVLAALDAYNAIGAIKFDNE, from the coding sequence ATGTATAAAAAAATAGCCTTATCTTTAGCCGCAGCAGTATTTTTTACTGCCTGCAGCGTAAATGATTATAATTTAAAAAGTCCAAGTAATCTAACAGAAAATGTAAGTCATTCTAGTATTTATTACAAAGATATTTTTGAAGACAAAAACCTAACTTATTTACTTGATGTGGCTTTATTAAATAACGAAGATTTATTAATTGCTGCTAAGAATTTGCAAATTGCTAATTCTTATTTAAAACAAGCAAAAATAGATAGACAACCAAGCATAAATGCAAAAGCTGGTGCAAGTGTAAGTAAAACTTTTGATTCAAGTAAGGCACAAAATAGTGAAAATTTAGGATTATCATTGTCTTATCAGCTTGATTTATTTTCAAAATTAAGTAATGCACAAGAAGTTAAAAATCTTCAAGCACAAAAAAGCACTTTTGATTTATTAAGTGCAAAACAGCTTGTAACATACAATATTGCAAAAACATATTTTAATATAATAAATAGCAATAAAAATATAAAAATACTAGAAAATTATGCAAAAAGCTATGAGGTAACTTTAAAGCTTAGAGAAGAAGAATACAATGTAGGTTCAATTACAAAATCAGTATTCTTACAAACAAAGGACCAATATAGCAAAATACAAACTCAATTAAAAGATTTAATTATGCAAAGAGATTTGTATGTAAATGCTTTAAAAATTCTAGTTTTTGGGCTTAATACTTCAATGCAAATAAATTATTCTGATGATATTTATTTTACTTATGATTTGCCAAGCTCTATTCCAAGTGAAATTATGACAAATCGCCCTGATATTGCAAAGGCAATTTTAGATGTAAAAATCGCTCATAAAAATGCTCAAATCGCTAAAGCAAGTTTTTTTCCAAGCTTTAACATAGCTGCTGGAATTACTAGCGGGGCAAGTGATTTTGATTTTGCTACTCCTGCAGCAAGTTTAGGTATTGATATTTTACAGCCATTATTTAATTTATCTAAAAATAAACAAGAATTAAATGTTGCTAATTTAACTCAAGATATTAGCGTTTTAACTTATGAAAAAGTTGTAAAAACTGCTTTAAATGAAGTAAATGACGCTATTATTAAATATAATAATGCTACAACAAAATTAGCAGATTATGATGAAATTATTGAGAATGAAAAAGAAATTTATAGCCTAAATAAAACAGAATTTGATGAAGGCGGAATTAGCTTTTTAGAGTTTTTAGATAGCGAAAGAAATCTTCAAAATAGTTTAATGGAGCAAAATAATTTATTTTTAGCAAAAGTTTTAGCAGCGCTTGATGCTTATAATGCAATTGGTGCTATTAAGTTTGATAATGAATGA
- a CDS encoding efflux RND transporter permease subunit: MFSKFFIYRPVFAIVVSIIITIAGIVGMKGLAVEEYPNLTSPSINISATYTGVDAPTLSQNVASVLEDAINGVEDMIYIQSNSSSSGLLLMNVYFKVGKDPSKALIDVNNKVQSVQAKLPDVVKRLGVNVNESSSNILEVVSVYSPDNSRDEIYLNNYVNLNIADELKRVEGVGDVEVIAGKDYSMRIWLDSAKLNKYSISTSEVSAAITEQNSEYPTGNIGDLPLENVAPFVYSMSAKGKLSTVQEFENIIIKALPNGNILRLKDIARVELGAKTYSFAGRANSQPMIPMMIKLKSGANAIVVAKAVDAKLKELSKTFPSGVAYSVPYDTTTFVQNSINEVVKTFAEAILLVLIVMYMFLKNIRTTIIPLIAVPVSLLGTFAFLYLFGFSINLITLFALVLAIGIVVDDAIVVVENVERIFRSGITKDVREATKMAMDEVTGPVISIVLVLSAVFIPVSFLDGFTGQIQRQFAITLVISVCISGFVALTLTPALCGVLLKDHEEKPFFIVKKFNDFFDWSTSIFSAGVAKVLRHVIPSLIVVAIFFYGIFALVKIIPTSLVPNEDKGYIISISQLASASNIDKTVAFNNKIYEVAKSYPAVEHMISLNGFDVESSALLPNAGINFITLKDYKDRKDLGELGTSAGIANDLVKKMWLSKDGFAFFFTPPAIMGLSLTGGFEMYVQNKSGKSYAEIKKDIDVMVAAANKRPELSQVRTTLSTDYPEYKIIVDENKAKILGLSLSSVYSSLNSIFGSVYVNDFTALGKNFQVNIKGDEEFRNKKSNLENIFVKNSNAQQVSLASVVSLVPNTTAASVTRFNLFPAANVTGAPKNGYSSGDALKAIQEVFYETMNTDEYSFAWAGSSYEEVNASGSGTTAFVLGMVFVFLILAAQYERWLMPLAVITAVPFAVFGSLAATYLRGTENDIYFQIGLLLLIGLSAKNAILIVEFAMEEKYKNGLDTFNAAIKAAKLRFRPIIMTSLAFGIGILPLVFSSGPGSAARHALSTGLIGGIILASTISILFVPLFFYILENLNDKLKKRKEKNV, encoded by the coding sequence ATGTTTTCAAAATTCTTTATTTATAGACCTGTATTTGCTATTGTTGTTTCTATTATTATAACAATAGCAGGTATTGTTGGTATGAAAGGTTTAGCGGTTGAGGAGTATCCTAATTTAACTTCTCCAAGCATTAATATAAGTGCTACTTATACTGGAGTTGATGCGCCTACATTATCGCAAAATGTTGCTAGTGTGCTTGAAGATGCAATTAATGGTGTTGAAGATATGATTTATATCCAAAGCAATTCAAGCTCAAGTGGTTTATTGCTTATGAATGTGTATTTTAAAGTTGGTAAAGACCCAAGCAAGGCTTTAATTGATGTAAATAATAAAGTTCAAAGCGTTCAAGCAAAATTACCTGATGTTGTAAAAAGATTAGGTGTAAATGTAAATGAAAGCTCTTCAAATATACTTGAAGTAGTAAGTGTTTATTCTCCTGATAATTCAAGAGATGAGATTTATTTAAATAACTATGTAAATTTAAATATTGCAGATGAGCTTAAAAGGGTTGAAGGCGTTGGCGATGTTGAAGTAATTGCAGGAAAAGATTATTCTATGAGAATTTGGCTTGATAGTGCAAAATTAAATAAATACTCAATTAGCACAAGTGAAGTTAGCGCTGCTATAACTGAACAAAATTCAGAATATCCAACAGGAAATATCGGAGATTTACCATTAGAAAATGTAGCACCTTTTGTATATTCAATGAGTGCAAAAGGCAAACTTAGCACCGTGCAAGAATTTGAAAATATAATAATAAAAGCTTTACCAAATGGAAATATTTTAAGATTAAAAGACATAGCAAGAGTAGAGCTTGGAGCTAAAACTTATTCTTTTGCAGGTAGGGCAAATTCTCAACCGATGATTCCAATGATGATTAAATTAAAATCAGGTGCAAACGCAATTGTAGTTGCAAAAGCAGTTGATGCAAAATTAAAAGAATTAAGTAAAACATTCCCAAGTGGAGTTGCTTATTCAGTACCTTATGATACAACCACCTTTGTTCAAAACAGTATAAATGAGGTTGTAAAAACATTTGCAGAGGCTATTTTGCTTGTTTTAATAGTTATGTATATGTTCTTAAAAAATATTCGTACAACTATTATTCCATTAATTGCTGTTCCTGTTTCTTTACTTGGAACTTTTGCATTTTTATATTTATTTGGTTTTTCAATAAACCTTATTACTTTATTTGCCTTAGTTTTAGCAATAGGAATTGTTGTTGATGATGCTATTGTTGTTGTAGAAAATGTTGAGCGTATTTTTAGAAGTGGCATTACAAAAGATGTAAGAGAAGCTACAAAAATGGCTATGGATGAAGTAACAGGCCCTGTAATTTCTATTGTGTTAGTGCTTTCAGCTGTATTTATCCCTGTATCTTTTTTAGATGGTTTTACAGGTCAAATTCAAAGACAATTTGCAATTACCTTAGTAATTTCTGTTTGTATTTCAGGTTTTGTTGCATTAACACTAACACCTGCTTTATGTGGTGTGCTTTTAAAAGACCACGAAGAAAAACCATTTTTTATAGTTAAAAAATTTAATGACTTTTTTGATTGGAGTACAAGTATATTTTCAGCTGGTGTTGCAAAGGTTTTACGCCATGTGATACCTAGCTTGATTGTGGTTGCAATTTTCTTTTATGGAATTTTTGCCTTAGTTAAAATAATTCCAACTTCTTTAGTGCCTAACGAAGATAAAGGCTATATTATTTCAATATCACAGCTTGCTTCAGCTTCAAACATTGATAAAACTGTAGCTTTTAATAATAAGATTTATGAAGTGGCTAAGTCTTATCCAGCGGTTGAACATATGATTTCTTTAAATGGTTTTGATGTTGAAAGTTCAGCTTTATTACCAAATGCTGGTATTAATTTTATTACTTTAAAAGATTATAAAGATAGAAAAGATTTAGGTGAGCTTGGAACGAGTGCTGGTATTGCAAATGACTTAGTAAAAAAAATGTGGCTTAGCAAAGATGGATTTGCCTTTTTCTTTACCCCACCTGCAATTATGGGCTTATCGCTTACTGGTGGATTTGAGATGTATGTACAAAATAAAAGTGGTAAATCTTATGCAGAAATCAAAAAAGATATTGATGTAATGGTTGCAGCGGCAAATAAACGCCCTGAATTATCTCAAGTAAGAACAACCTTAAGCACCGATTATCCAGAATATAAAATAATTGTAGATGAAAATAAGGCTAAGATTTTAGGCTTAAGTCTTTCAAGTGTTTATTCAAGCTTGAATTCTATTTTTGGTTCAGTTTATGTAAATGATTTTACAGCCTTAGGTAAAAATTTCCAAGTTAATATAAAAGGTGATGAAGAATTTAGAAATAAAAAATCTAATCTTGAAAATATTTTTGTGAAAAATTCAAATGCTCAACAAGTAAGCCTTGCTAGTGTTGTAAGCTTAGTGCCAAATACAACCGCAGCAAGTGTTACGAGATTTAATCTTTTCCCAGCTGCAAATGTTACAGGAGCACCAAAAAATGGTTATTCAAGTGGGGATGCTTTAAAGGCTATACAAGAAGTTTTTTATGAAACTATGAACACTGATGAATATTCTTTTGCTTGGGCGGGAAGCTCGTATGAAGAAGTAAATGCAAGTGGAAGTGGAACTACTGCCTTTGTTTTAGGTATGGTATTCGTATTTTTAATTCTTGCAGCACAATATGAAAGATGGTTAATGCCTCTTGCTGTAATTACTGCAGTACCTTTTGCAGTATTTGGAAGTCTTGCAGCTACTTATTTAAGAGGTACAGAAAATGATATATATTTTCAAATCGGACTTTTATTATTAATAGGTCTTAGTGCAAAAAATGCAATATTAATTGTAGAATTTGCAATGGAAGAAAAATATAAAAATGGTTTAGATACTTTTAATGCAGCTATAAAAGCAGCTAAGCTTAGATTTAGACCAATTATTATGACTTCTTTAGCATTTGGTATTGGTATTTTACCTTTAGTTTTTTCAAGTGGTCCAGGTTCAGCAGCAAGACACGCACTTAGTACAGGTCTTATTGGTGGAATAATTTTAGCATCAACTATATCTATTTTATTTGTTCCGCTATTCTTTTACATACTTGAAAATTTAAATGATAAATTAAAAAAAAGGAAAGAAAAAAATGTATAA
- a CDS encoding efflux RND transporter periplasmic adaptor subunit, giving the protein MKIILKTSLIALSVFLIGCNDEKAAQNAAAMPSLVDVSKVIAEDAKVYYKYSATLQADNYVSIMPKISGEIKKIYFKDGDFVKAGTVLYKIDDEQIKANYDVSLADVEVANANYENAKTDYERSAGLYEKKAISQKEYESKLANYKSAKANLTKANSALKLAKLNLDYTEVKAPFSGLVQDSLVDVGSYAVANNTKLVNIINQDNLKAVFYIPDSSSLNFSFNGKDWDFANAKAHFSLNNKEYNGSLEYLSNDIELASSKAYALFKNTDYSLKNGTYVNLVIDNISKDNSFVIKKENLLQDINGYYVYVKKNNKAEQVYVNPIFDDENIAVVSAENSKLKVGDELILNNYKKIYPGASVATDAEFKAMMSKQASAKEVKE; this is encoded by the coding sequence ATGAAAATAATATTAAAGACAAGCTTAATAGCTTTAAGCGTTTTTTTAATAGGTTGCAATGATGAAAAAGCAGCACAAAATGCAGCAGCTATGCCAAGTTTAGTTGATGTAAGCAAGGTTATAGCTGAAGATGCAAAGGTTTATTATAAGTATTCAGCTACTTTACAAGCAGATAATTATGTAAGCATAATGCCAAAAATTTCAGGTGAAATCAAAAAAATATATTTTAAAGATGGAGATTTTGTAAAAGCTGGTACTGTTTTATATAAAATTGATGATGAACAAATAAAAGCAAATTATGATGTTTCATTGGCTGATGTTGAGGTAGCAAATGCAAATTATGAAAATGCAAAAACAGATTATGAAAGGTCAGCTGGTCTTTATGAAAAGAAAGCAATTTCTCAAAAAGAATATGAAAGCAAATTAGCAAATTATAAAAGCGCAAAGGCTAATTTAACAAAGGCAAATTCAGCTTTAAAATTAGCTAAATTAAATCTTGATTATACAGAAGTTAAAGCGCCTTTTAGTGGTTTGGTGCAAGATAGTTTAGTAGATGTTGGCTCTTATGCAGTTGCAAATAATACAAAATTAGTAAATATTATTAACCAAGATAATTTAAAAGCAGTTTTTTATATTCCTGATAGTTCAAGTTTAAATTTTAGCTTTAACGGAAAAGATTGGGATTTTGCAAACGCAAAGGCACATTTTAGCCTAAATAATAAAGAATATAATGGAAGTTTAGAATATCTTTCAAATGATATTGAGTTAGCGAGTTCAAAGGCTTATGCTTTATTTAAAAATACTGATTATTCGCTTAAAAATGGAACTTATGTAAATTTAGTAATTGATAATATTTCAAAAGATAATTCTTTTGTGATTAAAAAAGAAAATTTATTACAAGATATCAACGGATATTATGTATATGTAAAGAAAAACAATAAAGCAGAGCAAGTTTATGTAAATCCTATTTTTGATGATGAAAATATAGCAGTAGTTAGTGCAGAAAATTCAAAATTAAAAGTAGGAGATGAACTAATTTTAAATAATTATAAAAAGATTTACCCAGGTGCAAGCGTGGCAACAGATGCTGAATTTAAAGCAATGATGAGTAAGCAAGCTAGCGCTAAAGAAGTTAAGGAATAA
- a CDS encoding TetR/AcrR family transcriptional regulator, whose amino-acid sequence MQDKKTQILKVASEIFLEKGYENTNLLDITAKNGGSLATIYKLFSNKDELFCKAVEYCFEEKTQMLIKLSKDYNYNSLEEFLFVFSKEYYKVFYSDFNFKFFKLVSVAIYKNKDFQQKADEADKKILENSFANALRKYLDIDEALCEKYAEMYISMLRGSNILDLFFTTKLKLDEEQINKHISFVNFMFLKMIK is encoded by the coding sequence ATGCAAGATAAAAAAACACAAATATTAAAAGTAGCAAGTGAAATTTTCCTTGAAAAAGGTTATGAAAATACAAATTTATTAGATATTACCGCTAAAAATGGTGGCTCTTTAGCTACTATTTATAAATTATTTTCTAATAAAGATGAATTATTTTGTAAAGCTGTTGAGTATTGTTTTGAAGAAAAAACACAAATGCTAATTAAATTAAGCAAAGACTATAATTACAATAGTTTAGAAGAATTTTTATTTGTATTTTCTAAAGAATATTATAAGGTTTTTTACTCTGATTTTAATTTTAAATTTTTTAAATTAGTTAGCGTTGCAATTTATAAAAACAAAGATTTTCAACAAAAAGCCGATGAAGCAGATAAAAAAATTCTTGAAAATTCCTTTGCAAATGCTTTGAGAAAATATTTAGATATTGACGAAGCTTTATGTGAAAAATATGCTGAAATGTATATTAGTATGCTAAGGGGCTCTAATATTTTAGATTTATTTTTTACCACTAAATTAAAGTTAGATGAAGAGCAAATTAATAAACATATTTCTTTTGTAAATTTTATGTTTTTAAAAATGATTAAGTAA
- the ccoG gene encoding cytochrome c oxidase accessory protein CcoG, protein MITHYLKKRIFTYFLATAVIFLLPFVRINNNHFFLLSFDKQKLHLFFVSFNTNELYLMPFLLIMMFVFIFFITNLLGRVWCGWACPQTLFRMIYRDIIQTKIFKLYAGRKNKQNPIRNNIIKKILSVVLFYFISLVAASNFLWYFIPPEDFFTYIQNPNEHLLLLGIVFFLSLFITFDITYIKENFCAYLCPYARIQSVMFDNDTKMVIYDEGRGGLIYKDGVKFTKKPLGGECIACEACVKVCPTHIDIRKGMQLECINCLECADACSVVQSRFNRPSLINWNSTNAIIKKEKIKYFRAKTIGYLIFLSILLVGLIYKANHKETMLLNINRTSELYSVKKDEVVNAYSILLQNTDKKEHKFYLEILSDDKNIYIHKPKKAFSIKAGEKTPRILVLKARCDSTLKEDKNINIKLKAYATDDDKINIIKDTVFIYPKGELCKIKKHKY, encoded by the coding sequence ATGATTACACATTATTTAAAAAAAAGAATTTTTACATATTTTTTAGCCACTGCAGTAATTTTTCTTTTACCATTTGTAAGAATAAATAATAATCATTTCTTTTTATTATCATTTGATAAGCAAAAATTACATTTATTTTTTGTATCGTTTAATACAAATGAGCTTTATTTAATGCCGTTTTTATTAATTATGATGTTTGTTTTTATTTTTTTTATTACTAATTTACTTGGTCGTGTATGGTGTGGATGGGCATGTCCTCAAACTCTATTTAGAATGATTTATAGAGATATAATTCAAACAAAAATTTTTAAATTATATGCAGGTAGAAAAAATAAACAAAATCCAATAAGAAATAATATTATAAAAAAAATACTTAGCGTTGTGCTTTTTTATTTTATTTCTCTTGTAGCAGCTAGTAATTTTTTATGGTATTTTATTCCGCCTGAAGATTTTTTTACTTATATTCAAAATCCTAATGAACATTTACTTTTACTGGGAATAGTATTTTTTTTATCTCTTTTTATAACCTTTGATATTACTTATATTAAAGAAAATTTTTGTGCTTATTTATGCCCTTATGCAAGAATACAAAGTGTGATGTTTGATAATGATACAAAGATGGTAATTTATGATGAAGGTCGTGGGGGTTTAATTTATAAAGATGGAGTTAAATTTACTAAAAAGCCTTTAGGCGGAGAATGTATAGCCTGTGAAGCCTGTGTAAAAGTTTGCCCAACTCATATTGATATAAGAAAGGGTATGCAACTTGAATGTATTAACTGCCTTGAATGTGCTGATGCTTGTAGCGTTGTGCAAAGTAGATTTAATCGCCCATCATTAATTAATTGGAATAGTACAAATGCAATTATTAAAAAAGAAAAGATTAAATATTTTAGAGCTAAAACGATAGGGTATTTAATATTTTTAAGTATTTTATTAGTGGGTTTAATTTATAAAGCAAATCACAAAGAAACAATGCTTTTAAATATAAATAGAACAAGCGAACTTTATAGTGTTAAAAAAGACGAAGTTGTTAATGCTTATTCAATTTTATTGCAAAATACAGATAAAAAAGAACATAAGTTTTATCTTGAAATATTAAGCGATGATAAAAATATTTATATTCATAAACCTAAAAAAGCTTTTAGTATTAAAGCAGGTGAAAAAACTCCAAGAATTTTAGTTTTAAAAGCACGATGTGATAGTACATTAAAAGAAGATAAAAATATAAATATAAAATTAAAAGCTTATGCTACTGATGATGATAAGATAAATATAATAAAAGATACGGTATTTATTTACCCTAAAGGAGAATTATGCAAGATAAAAAAACACAAATATTAA
- the rpsU gene encoding 30S ribosomal protein S21 yields the protein MPGIKVHPNESFDEAYRKFKKQTDRNLIVTEVRARRFFEPMTEIRKKQKISARKKMLKRLYMLRHYEAKL from the coding sequence GTGCCTGGAATTAAAGTTCATCCAAACGAATCATTTGACGAAGCGTACCGTAAGTTTAAAAAGCAAACTGACCGTAACTTAATTGTAACTGAAGTTCGTGCTAGACGCTTTTTTGAGCCTATGACAGAAATTCGCAAGAAGCAAAAAATTTCTGCAAGAAAGAAAATGCTTAAGCGTCTTTATATGCTAAGACACTATGAAGCAAAATTATAA
- a CDS encoding helix-turn-helix domain-containing protein has translation MKLSVNDAAKELNISKEAIYNRIRRGSLKSVKENNKTYVILDEQVQKDNTQLINSDLINQINQLKLVHIELRNEIELLKNQLNTPVITKAKWLLLNEYLLKFKENKRDKIRKFLLSQIGKNKKIKIENSQIFIKNKKLSKIKDN, from the coding sequence ATGAAATTATCAGTAAATGATGCAGCTAAAGAATTAAATATAAGCAAAGAAGCAATCTATAATAGAATTAGAAGAGGAAGTTTAAAATCAGTAAAAGAAAATAATAAAACTTATGTGATTTTAGATGAGCAAGTACAAAAAGATAATACTCAACTTATCAATTCAGATTTAATCAATCAAATAAATCAATTAAAATTAGTTCATATTGAATTAAGAAATGAAATTGAGTTGTTAAAAAACCAGCTAAATACACCTGTAATTACAAAGGCAAAATGGCTGCTACTTAATGAATATTTATTAAAATTCAAAGAAAATAAAAGAGATAAAATAAGAAAATTTTTATTATCACAAATAGGAAAAAACAAAAAAATTAAAATTGAAAATAGTCAAATATTTATAAAAAATAAAAAACTATCTAAGATAAAGGATAATTAA
- a CDS encoding methylated-DNA--[protein]-cysteine S-methyltransferase, with translation MIKASKKALISVDFTLDDEIDFYENDLSKSAKNELLKYFCKKDFNFFNLPLDLSHLSIFTQNVLLELKNINYAELISYKELAQRLNSKAYRAVGTALSKNPYLIILPCHRVIKSNMQIGNFTSNVKNAKEFLINLEKAKL, from the coding sequence TTGATTAAGGCAAGCAAAAAGGCCTTAATTAGCGTTGATTTTACACTTGATGATGAAATTGATTTTTATGAAAACGATTTAAGCAAAAGTGCAAAAAATGAGCTTTTAAAATACTTTTGTAAAAAAGATTTTAATTTTTTTAACCTTCCACTTGATTTATCACATTTAAGTATTTTTACACAAAATGTTTTATTAGAATTAAAAAATATAAATTACGCTGAATTAATAAGCTATAAAGAACTTGCACAAAGGCTAAATTCAAAAGCCTATAGAGCAGTAGGCACAGCTCTTAGTAAAAATCCATATTTGATTATCTTACCCTGCCACAGAGTGATAAAATCAAATATGCAAATAGGTAATTTTACATCAAATGTAAAAAATGCTAAAGAATTTTTAATTAATCTTGAAAAAGCTAAACTTTAA
- a CDS encoding heavy metal translocating P-type ATPase, with the protein MQKLQCNNVIHYSKKRLRIRLLSLNESVDVNILVSDFANVFPSFFISVMLNAKCISFSKIDDISEDEVNKICAYFNEYKLVKLKHKKEKPSKANIYASLLALANSYTSNPVLDKQASLLTSYPLLKEGLLDLVENGLTSHVLEAAAVAVSLLRKDYKAANSTNFMLNIGEYIEESAVLKSDDLVKELAKPQLTHAWVEENNELVKKSTDELKIGDIVVVSTGEAIAVDGYIVDGDANVNCVSMTGEANAVFKERGDRVLSSTIVEEGRIKIWAEAVGENTTTAKILHYMKDCLEEKSQIGKKAVNLANSLVPFTLSLAAIAYLFNGSSALASVLQADYSCALKLATPVAFKSAISYAGKRQILLKGSQVLERLSEVDTFVFDKTGTLTSGDLKVKAVYSFVKEYDEQSLLNLSASAEEHYFHPVAEAVVKAAKQNGFSHINHGEVEFIVAHGIKTSIDKEEVIIGSRHFLEDDEGVDFSKNEDKINELLNSGLTLLYIAKAKQLLGVIAMSDELRFNSKESILKLKQNGVKEVIMLTGDIYDRAISVANELGIDKVYAQLLPQDKAQITKKLKDEGRKIAFVGDGINDAPSLVQADVGISMQKGADIAKASADIALLKDDISCVVHAKILANETMKKIQKNFKSTVWINSAILLGAASGILNPSTTALAHNGTTIALLINSLKQNYKALN; encoded by the coding sequence ATGCAAAAGCTTCAATGCAATAATGTAATTCATTACAGTAAAAAACGCTTAAGAATTCGTTTGCTTTCACTAAATGAAAGTGTTGATGTTAATATTTTAGTAAGTGATTTTGCTAATGTATTTCCATCATTTTTCATAAGCGTTATGCTTAATGCAAAATGTATTAGTTTTAGCAAGATTGATGATATAAGTGAAGATGAGGTAAATAAAATTTGTGCTTATTTTAATGAGTATAAATTAGTAAAACTAAAGCATAAAAAAGAAAAACCAAGTAAGGCAAATATTTACGCATCTTTATTAGCCTTAGCTAATTCTTATACAAGTAATCCTGTTTTAGATAAGCAAGCAAGTTTGCTTACTTCATATCCTTTATTAAAAGAAGGTTTGCTTGATTTAGTTGAAAATGGGCTTACTTCACATGTTTTAGAAGCAGCAGCAGTAGCAGTATCGCTTTTAAGAAAAGATTATAAAGCAGCAAATAGTACTAATTTTATGCTAAATATTGGCGAATATATTGAAGAAAGTGCAGTTTTAAAAAGCGATGATTTAGTAAAAGAATTAGCAAAACCGCAATTAACACACGCTTGGGTGGAAGAAAATAACGAACTTGTAAAAAAGTCTACTGATGAATTAAAAATAGGAGATATTGTTGTAGTTAGCACAGGAGAAGCAATCGCAGTTGATGGATATATTGTAGATGGCGATGCAAATGTAAATTGTGTTAGTATGACAGGAGAAGCTAATGCGGTATTTAAAGAGCGTGGAGATAGGGTTTTAAGCAGTACAATAGTTGAAGAAGGTAGAATAAAAATTTGGGCAGAGGCAGTTGGAGAAAATACAACCACAGCAAAAATTTTGCATTACATGAAAGACTGCTTAGAAGAAAAATCGCAAATTGGAAAAAAGGCGGTAAATTTAGCAAATTCTTTAGTACCATTTACGCTTAGCCTAGCAGCAATTGCGTATTTATTTAATGGCTCTAGCGCACTTGCATCTGTTTTACAGGCTGATTATTCTTGTGCTTTAAAACTTGCAACCCCAGTTGCTTTTAAAAGCGCAATTTCTTATGCTGGAAAAAGACAAATTCTTTTAAAAGGTTCTCAAGTTTTAGAAAGATTAAGCGAGGTTGATACCTTTGTATTTGATAAAACAGGAACACTAACAAGCGGAGATTTAAAGGTTAAAGCTGTTTATTCTTTTGTAAAAGAATACGATGAGCAGTCTTTATTAAATTTAAGCGCTAGTGCCGAAGAGCATTATTTTCACCCAGTAGCAGAAGCGGTCGTAAAAGCAGCAAAACAAAATGGCTTTTCTCATATTAATCACGGAGAAGTGGAGTTTATTGTTGCACACGGGATTAAAACTAGCATTGATAAAGAAGAAGTAATTATAGGTTCAAGGCATTTTTTAGAAGATGATGAAGGTGTGGATTTTAGCAAAAATGAAGATAAAATTAATGAATTATTAAATAGTGGTCTTACCTTGCTTTATATAGCAAAAGCTAAGCAATTATTAGGTGTAATTGCAATGAGTGATGAGCTTAGGTTTAATTCTAAAGAAAGTATTTTAAAACTTAAACAAAATGGTGTAAAAGAAGTAATTATGCTTACTGGTGATATTTATGATAGAGCAATTAGTGTTGCAAATGAGCTTGGAATTGATAAAGTTTATGCACAGCTTTTACCACAAGATAAAGCACAAATTACTAAAAAGTTAAAAGACGAAGGCAGAAAAATAGCCTTTGTTGGAGATGGGATTAATGATGCGCCTTCTTTAGTTCAAGCTGATGTTGGAATTTCTATGCAAAAAGGTGCTGATATTGCTAAGGCAAGTGCTGATATTGCCTTATTAAAAGATGATATTTCTTGTGTTGTACATGCTAAGATTTTAGCTAATGAAACAATGAAAAAAATTCAAAAGAATTTTAAAAGCACGGTATGGATAAATTCAGCTATTTTATTAGGAGCAGCAAGCGGTATTTTAAACCCAAGTACAACAGCTCTAGCACACAACGGCACTACAATAGCACTTTTAATTAATTCTTTAAAGCAAAATTACAAAGCCTTAAATTAA